A single genomic interval of Pyramidobacter piscolens W5455 harbors:
- a CDS encoding threonine aldolase family protein produces the protein MIRFNCDYSEGCHPAVLEALVRTNMEQTPGYGEDAHCERAAALIRAACDAPEAAVHFLVGGTQANFVMIAAALRPHQAAVCADTGHINVHESGAVEATGHKVIAVPGADGKISAAQVRAVVENHWDDVTHEHMAQPRLVYISNPTGLGTIYSLAELTALHDLCREKNLFLYMDGARLGYGLAAAGNDLTLADVARLTDAFYIGGTKVGALFGEALVIANGALKEDFRYIEKQRGAMLAKGRLLGVQFETLFTDDLYLKISRHAVDMAMLIRDACRAKEWNFMVESPTNQQFPIVPVEALKKLGEQYAYSPWAKIDGRREAVRFCTSWASREEDVRALAAAIAGS, from the coding sequence ATGATCCGTTTCAACTGCGATTACAGCGAGGGATGCCATCCCGCCGTCCTCGAAGCCCTCGTCAGAACCAACATGGAGCAGACGCCCGGCTACGGAGAAGACGCGCACTGCGAACGCGCCGCCGCGCTGATCCGCGCCGCCTGCGACGCGCCGGAGGCGGCCGTGCACTTCCTCGTCGGCGGCACGCAGGCCAACTTCGTGATGATCGCCGCGGCGCTGCGCCCGCATCAGGCCGCCGTCTGCGCCGATACCGGGCACATCAACGTGCACGAAAGCGGCGCCGTCGAAGCGACCGGACACAAGGTGATCGCCGTTCCCGGAGCGGACGGCAAGATCTCGGCCGCCCAGGTGCGCGCGGTCGTCGAAAACCATTGGGACGACGTGACCCACGAGCACATGGCTCAGCCCAGGCTGGTCTATATCTCCAACCCGACCGGGCTGGGCACGATCTACAGCTTGGCCGAGCTGACGGCGCTGCACGATCTGTGCCGCGAGAAAAATCTTTTCCTTTACATGGACGGCGCGCGCCTGGGCTACGGTCTGGCGGCCGCGGGCAACGACCTGACGCTGGCCGACGTCGCCCGCCTGACCGACGCCTTTTACATCGGCGGCACCAAAGTGGGCGCGCTGTTCGGCGAGGCGCTGGTCATTGCCAACGGGGCGCTGAAGGAAGACTTCCGCTACATCGAAAAGCAGCGCGGCGCCATGCTCGCCAAGGGACGCCTGCTGGGCGTGCAGTTCGAAACGCTCTTTACGGACGATCTGTACCTGAAAATTTCCCGTCACGCCGTGGACATGGCCATGCTGATCCGCGACGCCTGCCGCGCCAAAGAGTGGAATTTTATGGTCGAGTCGCCGACGAACCAGCAGTTCCCGATCGTTCCCGTCGAAGCGCTGAAAAAACTCGGCGAGCAGTACGCTTATTCGCCGTGGGCGAAAATCGACGGACGCCGCGAGGCCGTGCGCTTCTGCACCAGCTGGGCGAGCAGGGAAGAAGACGTTCGCGCGCTCGCCGCCGCCATTGCCGGATCGTAG